From one Lasioglossum baleicum chromosome 11, iyLasBale1, whole genome shotgun sequence genomic stretch:
- the LOC143213465 gene encoding uncharacterized protein LOC143213465 isoform X1, whose protein sequence is MGVSWVYRLRKEQLIQELHAHGIGTEGTVVQMRQRLVAYVRRNLEIFSEKPEDDPDYKEEADVTKDLLDFHDELAAGLFNSSTSTPLRNNQTARNVPELAAAPPAVNTVIDQMRKWNCHFDGRDPHGILERVNELQRAYHLSDRHILEGFPELLRGDAQLWYRCVAPSVTSWIGLQEQLREYYLPPGERRHLDRQIADRRQGPNEKILPYVTAMTTLIRRRGGYSLEQELDAVYYNMRGESQLRIRRDEIKGVAQLIQRVGEIEEILMTMKKEANSWRTEGARSSYAKQEATHRTATAVTTPYSRTTHCWKCKQPGHDRFECTNRQLKFCSFCGSDGVLTRDCECHRGIQGNESLAGPK, encoded by the coding sequence ATGGGTGTCTCATGGGTGTATCGTCTGAGGAAGGAACAGCTCATCCAAGAGCTGCACGCACATGGAATCGGCACCGAAGGGACTGTGGTTCAAATGCGCCAAAGATTGGTGGCTTATGTACGCCGCAACCTGGAAATCTTTTCGGAGAAACCGGAAGATGATCCTGACTACAAGGAGGAAGCCGACGTTACCAAAGATCTGCTCGACTTCCACGATGAACTAGCAGCCGGCCTATTCAATTCGAGCACCTCCACCCCGCTGCGCAATAATCAAACGGCGAGAAACGTGCCCGAACTGGCTGCGGCACCCCCAGCCGTAAACACTGTCATCGACCAGATGAGAAAATGGAACTGCCACTTCGATGGCCGTGATCCACACGGGATTCTCGAACGTGTGAACGAACTTCAACGGGCCTACCACCTGTCGGACCGGCACATACTGGAGGGTTTCCCCGAACTACTAAGGGGAGACGCCCAACTCTGGTATAGGTGTGTGGCCCCGTCCGTCACCTCGTGGATCGGGCTGCAGGAGCAACTACGAGAATACTACCTGCCGCCGGGAGAGCGACGCCAcctcgaccgacagatcgccgATCGACGACAGGGACCGAACGAAAAGATTCTGCCCTACGTCACGGCCATGACAACGCTTATCCGCCGGCGTGGGGGATACTCGCTGGAACAGGAACTAGACGCCGTCTACTACAATATGAGAGGCGAGTCCCAGCTCCGAATCCGCCGAGACGAGATAAAAGGGGTCGCCCAACTCATCCAACGAGTGGGAGAGATCGAAGAGATCCTCATGACCATGAAGAAAGAGGCCAACAGTTGGAGAACGGAAGGGGCACGATCATCGTACGCCAAACAAGAGGCAACCCACAGAACAGCCACGGCCGTTACAACACCATACTCCCGGACCACACACTGCTGGAAATGTAAGCAACCAGGTCACGACCGTTTTGAGTGTACAAACCGACAATTAAAATTCTGCTCTTTTTGCGGCAGCGACGGGGTCCTAACGCGCGATTGTGAGTGCCACCGCGGAATCCAGGGAAACGAATCACTGGCCGGGCCAAAATAA
- the LOC143213467 gene encoding uncharacterized protein LOC143213467, whose protein sequence is MLRNKQKNPKKQQPIDTDENDVEERETDRRMANTWKKRKFQLCLDIPSALQLQHTPQPRQSSQPQQSQQPQQPQHSQQTLQQAQQSQQQPLLQQLLQQPIQPQQTALFQHVVQQPQDQETASPHIISRPIYTPQGVPAARVMARRYSIASNSFKFLEI, encoded by the exons ATGTTGCGTAACAAGCAGAAGAATCCGAAAAAACAGCAACCAATTGACACAGACGAGAATGATGTTGAGGAACGCGAGACTGACCGACGTATGGCAAACACTTGGAAAAAACGAAAATTTCAGTT ATGTTTAGATATTCCATCAGCGCTACAGCTTCAACATACGCCGCAACCGCGGCAGTCGTCGCAACCTCAACAGTCTCAACAACCTCAACAACCTCAACATTCTCAGCAGACATTGCAACAGGCTCAGCAGTCTCAACAGCAACCACTGCTTCAGCAGCTATTGCAACAGCCTATACAACCTCAGCAGACGGCGCTGTTTCAGCATGTTGTGCAACAACCTCAAGATCAGGAAACTGCTTCACCCCACATCATATCACGTCCAATATACACACCTCAAGGAGTACCTGCCGCTCGCGTAATGGCTAGAAGATATTCTATAGCGAGTAATAGTtttaaatttttggaaatatAG
- the LOC143213465 gene encoding activity-regulated cytoskeleton associated protein 2-like isoform X2 yields the protein MGVSWVYRLRKEQLIQELHAHGIGTEGTVVQMRQRLVAYVRRNLEIFSEKPEDDPDYKEEADVTKDLLDFHDELAAGLFNSSTSTPLRNNQTARNVPELAAAPPAVNTVIDQMRKWNCHFDGRDPHGILERVNELQRAYHLSDRHILEGFPELLRGDAQLWYRCVAPSVTSWIGLQEQLREYYLPPGERRHLDRQIADRRQGPNEKILPYVTAMTTLIRRRGGYSLEQELDAVYYNMRGESQLRIRRDEIKGVAQLIQRVGEIEEILMTMKKEANSWRTEGARSSYAKQEATHRTATAVTTPYSRTTHCWKSTGS from the exons ATGGGTGTCTCATGGGTGTATCGTCTGAGGAAGGAACAGCTCATCCAAGAGCTGCACGCACATGGAATCGGCACCGAAGGGACTGTGGTTCAAATGCGCCAAAGATTGGTGGCTTATGTACGCCGCAACCTGGAAATCTTTTCGGAGAAACCGGAAGATGATCCTGACTACAAGGAGGAAGCCGACGTTACCAAAGATCTGCTCGACTTCCACGATGAACTAGCAGCCGGCCTATTCAATTCGAGCACCTCCACCCCGCTGCGCAATAATCAAACGGCGAGAAACGTGCCCGAACTGGCTGCGGCACCCCCAGCCGTAAACACTGTCATCGACCAGATGAGAAAATGGAACTGCCACTTCGATGGCCGTGATCCACACGGGATTCTCGAACGTGTGAACGAACTTCAACGGGCCTACCACCTGTCGGACCGGCACATACTGGAGGGTTTCCCCGAACTACTAAGGGGAGACGCCCAACTCTGGTATAGGTGTGTGGCCCCGTCCGTCACCTCGTGGATCGGGCTGCAGGAGCAACTACGAGAATACTACCTGCCGCCGGGAGAGCGACGCCAcctcgaccgacagatcgccgATCGACGACAGGGACCGAACGAAAAGATTCTGCCCTACGTCACGGCCATGACAACGCTTATCCGCCGGCGTGGGGGATACTCGCTGGAACAGGAACTAGACGCCGTCTACTACAATATGAGAGGCGAGTCCCAGCTCCGAATCCGCCGAGACGAGATAAAAGGGGTCGCCCAACTCATCCAACGAGTGGGAGAGATCGAAGAGATCCTCATGACCATGAAGAAAGAGGCCAACAGTTGGAGAACGGAAGGGGCACGATCATCGTACGCCAAACAAGAGGCAACCCACAGAACAGCCACGGCCGTTACAACACCATACTCCCGGACCACACACTGCTGGAAAT CGACGGGGTCCTAA
- the LOC143213466 gene encoding uncharacterized protein LOC143213466 has protein sequence MDGGLSFREAANLYEIPKRTLHSKMKNLSSVDAKKGSPTVLSKTEEDDIEKWIIYCAEQGFPVTKDIVCDQVQKFITSENRKTPFRNNRPGHRWFNGFMKRHTNLSKQIAQNLTVKRASVSESDLRLWFHDIESKMKDKGIPLTDPKRIFNLDESSFMLVPKESSVLAEKGAPVKRIVSNNEKGCLTVLFTASAEGVILPPMIMFDLKNVPKKEILEKIPESWGVAYSDNGWMTAETFFQFIANIFVPWLKKNNYQFPVILFVDNHASHVNLPLCKFCVENQVELVALYPNSTHIIAGLKQLMIQKEMKLKKKK, from the coding sequence ATGGATGGTGGGTTATCGTTCAGGGAAGCTGCTAACCTGTATGAGATTCCAAAAAGAACATTgcattcaaaaatgaaaaatttaagttcTGTGGATGCTAAGAAAGGATCACCAACTGTACTGTCTAAGACAGAAGAAGATGACATAGAAAAATGGATTATTTACTGTGCCGAGCAGGGATTTCCAGTAACAAAAGATATTGTGTGTGATCAAGTTCAAAAATTTATCACTTCAGAGAACAGAAAAACACCTTTTAGAAATAACAGACCAGGCCACCGCTGGTTTAATGGATTTATGAAGAGACATACAAACCTAAGCAAGCAAATCGCACAAAATCTTACTGTAAAAAGAGCGTCAGTTTCTGAAAGTGATTTGAGGCTTTGGTTTCATGATATTGAAagcaaaatgaaagataaaggaaTACCCTTAACAGATCCTAAAAGAATATTCAACTTGGACGAATCCTCTTTCATGCTTGTACCCAAAGAAAGTAGTGTTTTGGCAGAGAAAGGTGCACCAGTAAAAAGAATTGTTTCAAACAATGAGAAGGGCTGCTTAACAGTATTGTTTACAGCATCTGCTGAAGGGGTAATTCTACCTCCAATGATCATGTTTGATCTAAAAAATGTACCCAAAAAAGAAATCTTAGAAAAGATTCCAGAAAGCTGGGGAGTAGCCTATAGTGATAATGGCTGGATGACAGCAGAAACTTTTTTCCAGTTTATAGCAAATATTTTTGTACCTTGGctgaagaaaaataattatcaattcCCTGTAATTTTGTTTGTAGATAACCATGCGTCACACGTTAACTTGCCTTTATGCAAGTTTTGTGTAGAAAACCAAGTGGAATTGGTCGCACTATATCCCAATTCTACTCACATAATAGCTGGTCTAAAGCAACTAATGATACAAAAAGagatgaaattaaagaagaaaaagtaA